The Vibrio tubiashii ATCC 19109 genome has a segment encoding these proteins:
- a CDS encoding paraquat-inducible protein A: protein MSPPQPLRAHSSSLTSIRLCDGCELPVDLVTVERGKSAYCPRCNTKLYRGGRPSLSGNLAIALTCLLLFIPSHFFDFISIRLFGVMIPATLPDGVFTLFQEGFVMLSLLIFFCSSIAPLIVCSSVVTAHIALKYHQFKLLKVSLALVQHLKPWVMIDVFLVSIAISCFKLQDYSDIIVGPGLIGLLLLQVSTVLLVTRVSVRRYWEVYEPEDKYAAIEKTLHCHHCHLSQPEGTECKRCHSPIHHRKPRSIQKTWAYLIAASIAIFPANLIPISILLTNGKRLEDTIFSGVASLVKSGMTGIAVIIFVASIVVPVAKILGLSYLLLAIQFKRKVYHRHRMTIYFIIKWIGRWSMMDLFVISIMMTLVDRGQILDFTPGYGAVAFGIVVVLTMLAAESMDPRLIWDNYPDENKNKESLNE, encoded by the coding sequence ATGAGCCCCCCTCAACCTCTCCGCGCCCACTCATCGTCCTTAACGTCGATTCGACTATGCGATGGTTGTGAGCTCCCTGTTGATTTAGTGACAGTCGAGCGCGGTAAAAGTGCCTACTGCCCTCGATGTAACACCAAATTATACCGAGGCGGTCGCCCTTCTCTTTCAGGTAATCTCGCGATTGCGCTAACCTGTCTGCTACTGTTTATTCCTTCCCACTTTTTCGATTTTATTAGTATTCGCCTGTTTGGCGTCATGATACCTGCGACCCTTCCAGACGGAGTCTTTACTCTGTTTCAAGAAGGCTTCGTTATGCTCTCATTACTGATCTTTTTCTGTAGTTCTATCGCCCCGTTGATTGTTTGCAGTTCAGTAGTGACGGCGCACATCGCCTTAAAGTATCACCAATTTAAACTACTCAAGGTATCGTTAGCCCTTGTCCAACACTTAAAACCTTGGGTGATGATCGACGTGTTCTTGGTGAGTATCGCCATTTCTTGTTTCAAACTACAAGACTATTCAGACATCATTGTTGGGCCTGGTTTGATAGGCCTACTGCTTCTTCAGGTATCAACCGTGCTACTTGTCACTCGCGTGAGTGTCCGCAGGTACTGGGAAGTGTATGAACCAGAAGACAAGTACGCTGCAATAGAAAAAACGCTACACTGTCACCATTGTCACCTATCTCAACCTGAAGGGACTGAGTGCAAACGCTGTCATAGCCCTATTCACCACCGTAAGCCGCGTTCGATTCAAAAAACATGGGCTTACCTCATTGCCGCTTCGATTGCGATTTTCCCAGCCAACTTAATCCCTATTTCCATTCTTCTAACCAATGGTAAGCGGTTGGAAGATACGATCTTTTCAGGGGTCGCTTCTTTAGTTAAAAGCGGCATGACGGGAATCGCTGTAATTATCTTTGTCGCCAGTATTGTTGTACCTGTCGCGAAAATTCTTGGCTTGTCCTATCTACTACTCGCCATCCAGTTTAAGCGTAAGGTCTACCACAGACACAGAATGACCATCTATTTCATTATTAAGTGGATCGGTCGATGGTCCATGATGGACTTGTTCGTTATCTCCATCATGATGACATTAGTTGATCGAGGCCAAATCCTTGATTTCACGCCCGGGTATGGGGCGGTTGCATTTGGTATCGTTGTTGTATTGACAATGCTAGCTGCAGAAAGCATGGATCCGAGGTTGATTTGGGATAACTACCCAGACGAAAACAAAAACAAAGAGTCACTAAATGAGTAA
- a CDS encoding MlaD family protein — MSNPSPTQNSYSPNIKRNKGLSPLWLLPILTMVLAGWLVFKAVQDAGQRVQIYFSDAQGLIAGRTTIRYQGLEVGMVKDINLAEDLQSIYVDADIYPEATKLLTKETRFWMVKPTASLSGISGLDALVSGNYIAISPSSNPSEPETEFTALERAPSDLMASEGLNISLKARDLGGISVGSQIVYRKIPIGEVYSYQLHSDSKHVVIQASIQDEYRHIITDDSRFWNVSGIGANIGFEGVDVRLESLSALIGGSIAVDSPDGGAPVADNTEFRLYPDIKTAGRGIAIKVELPDNNNISENGAPIMYRGIEIGQITDLELSNGRESIIASAAIQPAFSDMLTTGSKFILEEAKVSLSGVENIANIVKGNFLTIVPGEGNRSRKFSAVRKDEFNRQQARSVSVHLVADNSFGLDEGAHILYRGISVGSVTQVRLVDDKVQLDALVDSDYAHLIKSQNRFFVTGSASAELTESGLNISVPPAKQLLTGSISFVSEGKENALEEYRLYPSKSLAELAKYNMSGSTKLTMYANELPPISKGSPLLYRNLQVGNVADFYLVDGGVIISASIENQYKHLVTEQTVFWNRSGVEIDASLAGINVKAAPLKSLIQGGIAFDSLPGVDNKQNDKWLLYKDFKTARKFGQVITLTLEGENTLSKGTSINYNGVKVGEVTLVVPNFERKSVEVKARILPEYTDTIAVEGSYFWLPKAEVGLRGVKNIQNLLAQSISVQPGKGKTKNQFALHTNKKAIRGVTFTLQSESRGSISAGTPVLYREIEVGEVTKVELGEFADRVVSTVVIDPNYAYLVRRNSVFWNTSGVDVSIGLTGANIKAGTFDSLVRGGITFSTPEQKQLEPIAEQGQSFYLYAKAEDGWKEWRAAIPKP; from the coding sequence ATGAGTAATCCTTCTCCGACACAAAACTCTTACTCGCCTAATATCAAGCGCAATAAAGGGCTATCGCCATTGTGGCTGCTACCTATATTGACCATGGTATTAGCAGGATGGTTGGTGTTTAAAGCGGTTCAAGATGCTGGGCAACGTGTCCAAATCTACTTTTCTGATGCACAAGGCCTAATTGCAGGTAGAACAACCATTCGCTACCAGGGCCTAGAAGTGGGTATGGTGAAAGACATCAACCTAGCGGAAGATTTGCAAAGTATTTATGTAGACGCAGATATTTACCCTGAAGCAACCAAACTGCTGACGAAAGAGACTCGATTTTGGATGGTCAAGCCTACCGCGAGCCTATCAGGAATCTCTGGGCTCGATGCGCTAGTTTCAGGCAACTACATCGCCATATCACCGAGCAGTAACCCGTCAGAGCCAGAAACAGAGTTTACAGCTCTAGAGCGCGCGCCATCTGATCTTATGGCAAGTGAAGGGTTGAATATTTCACTCAAAGCGCGTGACCTTGGAGGAATCTCTGTTGGTTCGCAAATTGTGTATCGTAAAATTCCAATTGGCGAAGTATATAGCTATCAGCTCCATTCAGATTCAAAACACGTCGTAATTCAAGCTTCTATCCAAGATGAGTACCGACATATCATCACCGATGACAGTCGCTTTTGGAACGTAAGCGGTATTGGTGCCAATATTGGTTTTGAAGGTGTCGATGTGCGTCTTGAAAGCCTAAGCGCACTAATTGGCGGCTCTATCGCCGTTGACTCTCCAGATGGAGGCGCGCCTGTTGCTGACAACACTGAATTTAGGCTCTACCCCGACATCAAAACGGCAGGTCGTGGTATTGCAATTAAGGTTGAGCTTCCAGACAACAACAACATCAGTGAAAACGGTGCGCCAATCATGTATCGCGGTATCGAAATCGGCCAGATCACTGATTTAGAACTGAGTAATGGCCGCGAAAGTATTATCGCTTCAGCAGCCATTCAACCCGCTTTCAGCGATATGCTGACCACGGGCAGTAAATTTATTCTCGAAGAAGCCAAAGTGTCACTTTCCGGTGTGGAAAACATTGCCAACATCGTTAAAGGTAACTTCTTAACGATTGTGCCGGGTGAAGGAAATCGCTCGCGTAAGTTTAGTGCCGTTAGAAAGGATGAGTTTAATCGCCAACAAGCTCGCTCGGTGTCGGTTCACTTGGTTGCAGACAACTCATTTGGCTTAGATGAGGGCGCTCATATTCTCTATCGCGGTATTAGTGTCGGTAGTGTGACTCAAGTTCGTTTAGTGGACGATAAAGTTCAACTCGACGCTTTAGTTGATAGCGATTACGCCCATTTGATCAAATCTCAGAACCGTTTCTTTGTGACCGGCAGTGCCAGTGCTGAATTGACAGAGTCTGGTCTAAATATCAGCGTCCCACCTGCTAAACAACTCCTGACTGGTTCAATCAGTTTTGTCAGTGAAGGAAAAGAAAACGCACTGGAAGAGTATCGACTCTACCCAAGTAAGTCGCTGGCTGAACTAGCGAAGTACAATATGTCTGGGTCGACTAAGTTAACGATGTACGCTAACGAGTTGCCTCCGATTAGCAAAGGTAGCCCACTGCTCTATCGTAACCTTCAAGTTGGTAACGTGGCTGATTTCTATCTAGTTGATGGTGGCGTCATTATCTCAGCCAGTATCGAAAACCAGTATAAACATTTAGTCACAGAGCAAACCGTATTTTGGAATCGCTCCGGCGTTGAGATTGATGCCAGCCTTGCGGGTATTAATGTTAAGGCCGCGCCACTCAAATCCCTGATTCAAGGTGGCATTGCGTTTGACTCACTGCCAGGGGTCGACAATAAGCAAAATGACAAATGGCTACTGTATAAAGATTTCAAGACGGCTCGTAAGTTTGGCCAAGTGATCACTCTGACGCTTGAAGGCGAGAACACACTTTCGAAGGGAACAAGCATCAACTATAACGGCGTAAAAGTCGGTGAAGTAACGCTTGTGGTGCCTAACTTTGAGCGTAAGAGTGTCGAAGTCAAAGCGCGCATTCTTCCGGAGTATACTGATACGATTGCCGTTGAAGGCTCTTACTTCTGGCTACCAAAAGCGGAAGTTGGTTTACGGGGTGTCAAGAATATTCAGAACTTGCTCGCTCAATCCATCAGCGTACAACCAGGTAAGGGGAAAACTAAGAACCAATTCGCCTTGCATACCAATAAGAAAGCTATCCGTGGCGTTACCTTTACTCTGCAAAGTGAATCTCGCGGCTCAATCAGCGCCGGTACACCTGTCCTTTACCGAGAGATTGAAGTCGGTGAAGTGACTAAGGTTGAATTGGGAGAATTTGCTGATCGCGTGGTTTCTACCGTAGTCATTGACCCTAATTACGCTTACCTGGTGCGACGCAATAGCGTTTTCTGGAATACATCAGGTGTTGATGTGTCTATCGGCTTAACTGGAGCAAACATCAAAGCGGGTACATTTGATAGTTTAGTTCGTGGAGGTATCACCTTCTCCACTCCAGAGCAAAAACAGCTAGAACCAATCGCTGAGCAAGGTCAATCTTTCTATCTTTACGCTAAAGCAGAAGATGGTTGGAAAGAATGGCGAGCGGCTATTCCTAAACCCTAG